In Myotis daubentonii chromosome 16, mMyoDau2.1, whole genome shotgun sequence, one DNA window encodes the following:
- the FMNL1 gene encoding formin-like protein 1 isoform X5 produces the protein MGNAAGSAEPPAGLAAPSPKQPAAPKQPMPAAGELEERFNRVLNCMNLPPDKVQLLSQYDNEKKWELICDQERFQVKNPPTAYIQKLKSYLETGGVSRKFKRRVQESTQVLRELEISLRTNHIGWVQEFLNEENRGLDVLLDYLAFAQCSVTYDMESTDNGAPSSEKSKPLEQSVEDLSKGPPASSVPQPRSRHLTVKLTPAHSRKTLRNSRIVSQKDDVHVCIMCLRAIMNYQSGFSLVMSHPACVNEIALSLNNKNPRTKALVLELLAAVCLVRGGHDIILAAFDNFKEVCGEQHRFEKLMEYFRNEDSNIDFMVACMQFINIVVHSVENMNFRVFLQYEFTHLGLDLYLERLRVTESDKLQVQIQAYLDNVFDVGVLLEDTETKNAVLEHMEELQEQVTLLTERLRDAENESMAKIAELEKQLSQARKELETMRERFSDSTAMGVPRRPPEPEKGPAPASARPSALELKVEELEEKGLIRILRGPGDAVSIEILPVAVATPSGGDAPTLGVPSSSPSPEPVPGAAAPPPPPPLPGLPSQQEAPLAEPPRAPPLPGSAEPPPPPPPLPGVLPPPPPPPPPPPGPDGLVPPPPPPPPGGLSGALAEPGPEMGPGVKAKKPIQTKFRMPLLNWVALKPSQITGTVFTELNDEKVLQELDMSDFEEQFKTKSQGPSLDLSALKGKAAQKAPSKATLIEANRAKNLAITLRKGNLGADRICQAIETYDLQALSLDFLELLTRFLPTEYERTLIARFEREQRPMEELSEEDQFMLRFSRIPRLQERMAALTFMGNFPDTVQLLMPQLNAVIAASMSIKSSDKLRQILEIVLAFGNYMNSSKRGAAYGFRLQSLDALLEMKSTDRKQTLLHYLVKVIAEKYPQLTGFHSDLHFLDKAGSVSLDSILGDVRALQRGLELTQREFVRQDDCAVLKEFLRANSPTMDKLLADSKTAQEAYDSVVEYFGENPKTTSPSMFFTLFSRFVKAYKKAEQEVEQWKKEAAAQEAGAETPGKGDSPALKSPPKARRPQMDLISELKRKQQKEPLIYESDRDGAIEDIITDLRNQPYIRSDTGRRSARRRPPGPPLQVTSDLSL, from the exons AACTGCATGAACTTGCCCCCGGACAAGGTCCAGCTGCTGAGCCAGTATGACAACGAGAAGAAGTGGGAGCTCATCTGTGACCAG GAGCGGTTTCAAGTCAAGAACCCCCCCACAGCCTATATCCAGAAGCTGAAGAGCTACCTAGAAACTGGTGGGGTCAGCCGAAAG TTTAAGAGGCGAGTCCAGGAGTCCACTCAGGTGCTGCGGGAGCTGGAGATCTCCCTGAGGACAAACCACATCGG GTGGGTGCAGGAGTTCCTCAACGAGGAGAACCGCGGCCTGGATGTGCTCCTCGATTACCTGGCCTTTGCCCAGTGCTCCGTCAC GTATGACATGGAGAGCACAGACAATGGGGCCCCAAGCTCGGAGAAGAGCAAGCCCCTGGAGCAGTCAGTGGAAGACCTCAGCAAGGGCCCACCCGCCTCCTCGGTGCCACAGCCCAGGAGTCGCCACCTGACCGTCAA GCTGACCCCAGCCCACAGCAGGAAGACGCTGCGGAACTCGCGCATCGTCAGCCAGAAGGATGACGTCCACGTCTGCATTATGTGCTTGCGTGCCATCATGAACTACCAG tcTGGCTTCAGCCTCGTCatgagccacccagcctgtgtCAATGAGATTGCTCTGAGCCTCAACAACAAGAACCCCAG AACCAAGgctctggtgctggagctgctggcGGCTGTGTGCCTGGTGCGGGGAGGACACGACATCATCCTCGCAGCCTTTGACAACTTCAAGGAG GTGTGTGGGGAGCAGCACCGCTTTGAAAAGCTGATGGAATACTTCCGGAATGAAGACAGCAACATCGACTTCATG gtggcCTGCATGCAATTCATCAACATCGTGGTACACTCAGTGGAGAACATGAACTTCCGAGTCTTCCTGCAATATGAGTTCACCCACCTGGGCCTGGACCTGTACTTGGAG AGGCTGCGGGTCACAGAGAGCGACAAGCTGCAGGTGCAGATCCAGGCGTACCTGGACAACGTGTTCGATGTGGGCGTGCTGCTGGAGGACACGGAGACGAAGAACGCCGTGCTGGAGCACatggaggagctgcaggagcagGTGACCCTG CTGACAGAGCGGCTTCGGGACGCGGAGAACGAGTCCATGGCTAAGATCGCCGAGCTGGAGAAGCAGCTCAGCCAGGCCCGGAAGGAGCTGGAGACCATGCGG GAGCGCTTCAGCGATTCCACGGCCATGGGCGTCCCCAGGCGTCCACCCGAGCCTGAGAAAGGGCCTGCCCCGGCCTCGGCAAGGCCCTCGGCTCTAGAGCTGAAggtggaggagctggaggagaaggGGTTAATCCGTATCCTGCGGGGACCCGGGGATGCTGTCTCCATCGAGATCCTCCCCGTCGCCGTGGCAACTCCAAGCGGCGGTGATGCCCCGACTCTGGGAGTGCCCAgcagctcccccagcccag AGCCGGTTCCCGgagcagcagccccgcccccgccgcccccgctgcccggcctcccctcccagcAGGAAGCCCCGCTCGCGGAGCccccccgggccccgcccctccccggcaGCGcggagcccccgcccccgcccccgccgctgccCGGAGTcctgccgcccccgccgccgccgccgccgccgccgcctggccCAGATGGGCtggtgcctcccccacccccgccgcctcCCGGAGGTCTCTCTGGTGCCCTTGCGGAGCCGGGCCCAGAGATGGGCCCAG GAGTAAAGGCCAAGAAACCCATCCAGACCAAGTTCAGAATGCCCCTCTTAAACTGGGTCGCCCTGAAACCCAGCCAGATCACGGGCACTGTCTTCACTGAGCTCAATGATGAGAAGGTGCTGCAG GAACTGGACATGAGTGACTTTGAGGAGCAGTTCAAGACGAAGTCCCAAGGTCCCAGCCTGGACCTCAGTGCTCTCAAGGGTAAGGCAGCCCAGAAGGCCCCCAGCAAAGCCACACTCATTGAAGCCAACAGGGCCAAGAACCTGGCCATCACCCTGCGCAAGGGCAACCTGGGAGCAGACCGCATCTGCCAGGCCATCGAGAC GTACGACCTCCAGGCCCTTAGCCTGGACTTCCTGGAGCTGCTGACCCGCTTCCTGCCCACGGAGTATGAGCGCACCCTCATTGCCCGCTTCGAGCGGGAGCAGCGGCCGATGGAGGAGCTGTCAGAGGAGGACCAGTTCATGCTGCGCTTCAGCCGCATCCCGCGCCTGCAGGAGCGCATGGCCGCGCTAACCTTCATGGGCAACTTCCCGGATACCGTCCAGCTGCTCATGCCG CAACTGAATGCCGTCATTGCAGCCTCAATGTCCATTAAGTCGTCTGACAAACTCCGCCAGATCCTGGAG ATCGTCCTGGCCTTCGGCAACTACATGAACAGCAGCAAGCGTGGAGCAGCCTATGGCTTCCGGCTCCAGAGCCTGGATGCG CTGCTGGAGATGAAGTCGACCGACCGAAAGCAGACGCTGCTGCACTACCTGGTGAAGGTCATTGCTGAGAAGTATCCACAGCTCACAGGCTTCCACAGTGACCTGCACTTCCTGGACAAGGCGGGCTCAG TGTCCCTGGACAGCATCCTCGGGGACGTGCGTGCCCTGCAGCGAGGCCTGGAGTTGACCCAGCGGGAGTTTGTGCGGCAGGATGACTGCGCGGTGCTCAAGGAGTTCCTGAGGGCCAACTCCCCCACCATGGATAAGCTGCTGGCAGACAGCAAGACAGCGCAG GAGGCCTACGACTCCGTGGTGGAATACTTCGGAGAAAACCCCAAGACCACGTCCCCCTCCATGTTCTTTACCCTCTTCAGTCGCTTCGTCAAGGCCTACAAG AAAGCTGAGCAGGAGGTGGAACAGTGGAAGAAAGAAGCGGCTGCTCAGGAGGCAGGCGCTGAAACTCCAGGCAAAGGGGACTCCCCAGCACTCAAG tccccaCCGAAGGCTCGGAGGCCACAGATGGACCTCATCTCCGAGCTGAAACGGAAGCAGCAGAAGGAGCCACTCATCTATGAGAGTGACCGCGATGGGGCCATTGAAGACATCATCACAG
- the FMNL1 gene encoding formin-like protein 1 isoform X1: MGNAAGSAEPPAGLAAPSPKQPAAPKQPMPAAGELEERFNRVLNCMNLPPDKVQLLSQYDNEKKWELICDQERFQVKNPPTAYIQKLKSYLETGGVSRKVASDWMSNLGFKRRVQESTQVLRELEISLRTNHIGWVQEFLNEENRGLDVLLDYLAFAQCSVTYDMESTDNGAPSSEKSKPLEQSVEDLSKGPPASSVPQPRSRHLTVKCPPSPRLTPAHSRKTLRNSRIVSQKDDVHVCIMCLRAIMNYQSGFSLVMSHPACVNEIALSLNNKNPRTKALVLELLAAVCLVRGGHDIILAAFDNFKEVCGEQHRFEKLMEYFRNEDSNIDFMVACMQFINIVVHSVENMNFRVFLQYEFTHLGLDLYLERLRVTESDKLQVQIQAYLDNVFDVGVLLEDTETKNAVLEHMEELQEQVTLLTERLRDAENESMAKIAELEKQLSQARKELETMRERFSDSTAMGVPRRPPEPEKGPAPASARPSALELKVEELEEKGLIRILRGPGDAVSIEILPVAVATPSGGDAPTLGVPSSSPSPEPVPGAAAPPPPPPLPGLPSQQEAPLAEPPRAPPLPGSAEPPPPPPPLPGVLPPPPPPPPPPPGPDGLVPPPPPPPPGGLSGALAEPGPEMGPGVKAKKPIQTKFRMPLLNWVALKPSQITGTVFTELNDEKVLQELDMSDFEEQFKTKSQGPSLDLSALKGKAAQKAPSKATLIEANRAKNLAITLRKGNLGADRICQAIETYDLQALSLDFLELLTRFLPTEYERTLIARFEREQRPMEELSEEDQFMLRFSRIPRLQERMAALTFMGNFPDTVQLLMPQLNAVIAASMSIKSSDKLRQILEIVLAFGNYMNSSKRGAAYGFRLQSLDALLEMKSTDRKQTLLHYLVKVIAEKYPQLTGFHSDLHFLDKAGSVSLDSILGDVRALQRGLELTQREFVRQDDCAVLKEFLRANSPTMDKLLADSKTAQEAYDSVVEYFGENPKTTSPSMFFTLFSRFVKAYKKAEQEVEQWKKEAAAQEAGAETPGKGDSPALKSPPKARRPQMDLISELKRKQQKEPLIYESDRDGAIEDIITDLRNQPYIRSDTGRRSARRRPPGPPLQVTSDLSL, translated from the exons AACTGCATGAACTTGCCCCCGGACAAGGTCCAGCTGCTGAGCCAGTATGACAACGAGAAGAAGTGGGAGCTCATCTGTGACCAG GAGCGGTTTCAAGTCAAGAACCCCCCCACAGCCTATATCCAGAAGCTGAAGAGCTACCTAGAAACTGGTGGGGTCAGCCGAAAGGTAGCATCGGATTGGATGTCCAACCTGGGG TTTAAGAGGCGAGTCCAGGAGTCCACTCAGGTGCTGCGGGAGCTGGAGATCTCCCTGAGGACAAACCACATCGG GTGGGTGCAGGAGTTCCTCAACGAGGAGAACCGCGGCCTGGATGTGCTCCTCGATTACCTGGCCTTTGCCCAGTGCTCCGTCAC GTATGACATGGAGAGCACAGACAATGGGGCCCCAAGCTCGGAGAAGAGCAAGCCCCTGGAGCAGTCAGTGGAAGACCTCAGCAAGGGCCCACCCGCCTCCTCGGTGCCACAGCCCAGGAGTCGCCACCTGACCGTCAA GTGCCCCCCTTCTCCCCG GCTGACCCCAGCCCACAGCAGGAAGACGCTGCGGAACTCGCGCATCGTCAGCCAGAAGGATGACGTCCACGTCTGCATTATGTGCTTGCGTGCCATCATGAACTACCAG tcTGGCTTCAGCCTCGTCatgagccacccagcctgtgtCAATGAGATTGCTCTGAGCCTCAACAACAAGAACCCCAG AACCAAGgctctggtgctggagctgctggcGGCTGTGTGCCTGGTGCGGGGAGGACACGACATCATCCTCGCAGCCTTTGACAACTTCAAGGAG GTGTGTGGGGAGCAGCACCGCTTTGAAAAGCTGATGGAATACTTCCGGAATGAAGACAGCAACATCGACTTCATG gtggcCTGCATGCAATTCATCAACATCGTGGTACACTCAGTGGAGAACATGAACTTCCGAGTCTTCCTGCAATATGAGTTCACCCACCTGGGCCTGGACCTGTACTTGGAG AGGCTGCGGGTCACAGAGAGCGACAAGCTGCAGGTGCAGATCCAGGCGTACCTGGACAACGTGTTCGATGTGGGCGTGCTGCTGGAGGACACGGAGACGAAGAACGCCGTGCTGGAGCACatggaggagctgcaggagcagGTGACCCTG CTGACAGAGCGGCTTCGGGACGCGGAGAACGAGTCCATGGCTAAGATCGCCGAGCTGGAGAAGCAGCTCAGCCAGGCCCGGAAGGAGCTGGAGACCATGCGG GAGCGCTTCAGCGATTCCACGGCCATGGGCGTCCCCAGGCGTCCACCCGAGCCTGAGAAAGGGCCTGCCCCGGCCTCGGCAAGGCCCTCGGCTCTAGAGCTGAAggtggaggagctggaggagaaggGGTTAATCCGTATCCTGCGGGGACCCGGGGATGCTGTCTCCATCGAGATCCTCCCCGTCGCCGTGGCAACTCCAAGCGGCGGTGATGCCCCGACTCTGGGAGTGCCCAgcagctcccccagcccag AGCCGGTTCCCGgagcagcagccccgcccccgccgcccccgctgcccggcctcccctcccagcAGGAAGCCCCGCTCGCGGAGCccccccgggccccgcccctccccggcaGCGcggagcccccgcccccgcccccgccgctgccCGGAGTcctgccgcccccgccgccgccgccgccgccgccgcctggccCAGATGGGCtggtgcctcccccacccccgccgcctcCCGGAGGTCTCTCTGGTGCCCTTGCGGAGCCGGGCCCAGAGATGGGCCCAG GAGTAAAGGCCAAGAAACCCATCCAGACCAAGTTCAGAATGCCCCTCTTAAACTGGGTCGCCCTGAAACCCAGCCAGATCACGGGCACTGTCTTCACTGAGCTCAATGATGAGAAGGTGCTGCAG GAACTGGACATGAGTGACTTTGAGGAGCAGTTCAAGACGAAGTCCCAAGGTCCCAGCCTGGACCTCAGTGCTCTCAAGGGTAAGGCAGCCCAGAAGGCCCCCAGCAAAGCCACACTCATTGAAGCCAACAGGGCCAAGAACCTGGCCATCACCCTGCGCAAGGGCAACCTGGGAGCAGACCGCATCTGCCAGGCCATCGAGAC GTACGACCTCCAGGCCCTTAGCCTGGACTTCCTGGAGCTGCTGACCCGCTTCCTGCCCACGGAGTATGAGCGCACCCTCATTGCCCGCTTCGAGCGGGAGCAGCGGCCGATGGAGGAGCTGTCAGAGGAGGACCAGTTCATGCTGCGCTTCAGCCGCATCCCGCGCCTGCAGGAGCGCATGGCCGCGCTAACCTTCATGGGCAACTTCCCGGATACCGTCCAGCTGCTCATGCCG CAACTGAATGCCGTCATTGCAGCCTCAATGTCCATTAAGTCGTCTGACAAACTCCGCCAGATCCTGGAG ATCGTCCTGGCCTTCGGCAACTACATGAACAGCAGCAAGCGTGGAGCAGCCTATGGCTTCCGGCTCCAGAGCCTGGATGCG CTGCTGGAGATGAAGTCGACCGACCGAAAGCAGACGCTGCTGCACTACCTGGTGAAGGTCATTGCTGAGAAGTATCCACAGCTCACAGGCTTCCACAGTGACCTGCACTTCCTGGACAAGGCGGGCTCAG TGTCCCTGGACAGCATCCTCGGGGACGTGCGTGCCCTGCAGCGAGGCCTGGAGTTGACCCAGCGGGAGTTTGTGCGGCAGGATGACTGCGCGGTGCTCAAGGAGTTCCTGAGGGCCAACTCCCCCACCATGGATAAGCTGCTGGCAGACAGCAAGACAGCGCAG GAGGCCTACGACTCCGTGGTGGAATACTTCGGAGAAAACCCCAAGACCACGTCCCCCTCCATGTTCTTTACCCTCTTCAGTCGCTTCGTCAAGGCCTACAAG AAAGCTGAGCAGGAGGTGGAACAGTGGAAGAAAGAAGCGGCTGCTCAGGAGGCAGGCGCTGAAACTCCAGGCAAAGGGGACTCCCCAGCACTCAAG tccccaCCGAAGGCTCGGAGGCCACAGATGGACCTCATCTCCGAGCTGAAACGGAAGCAGCAGAAGGAGCCACTCATCTATGAGAGTGACCGCGATGGGGCCATTGAAGACATCATCACAG
- the FMNL1 gene encoding formin-like protein 1 isoform X6, giving the protein MGNAAGSAEPPAGLAAPSPKQPAAPKQPMPAAGELEERFNRVLNCMNLPPDKVQLLSQYDNEKKWELICDQERFQVKNPPTAYIQKLKSYLETGGVSRKFKRRVQESTQVLRELEISLRTNHIGWVQEFLNEENRGLDVLLDYLAFAQCSVTYDMESTDNGAPSSEKSKPLEQSVEDLSKGPPASSVPQPRSRHLTVKCPPSPRLTPAHSRKTLRNSRIVSQKDDVHVCIMCLRAIMNYQSGFSLVMSHPACVNEIALSLNNKNPRTKALVLELLAAVCLVRGGHDIILAAFDNFKEVCGEQHRFEKLMEYFRNEDSNIDFMVACMQFINIVVHSVENMNFRVFLQYEFTHLGLDLYLERLRVTESDKLQVQIQAYLDNVFDVGVLLEDTETKNAVLEHMEELQEQVTLLTERLRDAENESMAKIAELEKQLSQARKELETMRERFSDSTAMGVPRRPPEPEKGPAPASARPSALELKVEELEEKGLIRILRGPGDAVSIEILPVAVATPSGGDAPTLGVPSSSPSPEPVPGAAAPPPPPPLPGLPSQQEAPLAEPPRAPPLPGSAEPPPPPPPLPGVLPPPPPPPPPPPGPDGLVPPPPPPPPGGLSGALAEPGPEMGPGVKAKKPIQTKFRMPLLNWVALKPSQITGTVFTELNDEKVLQELDMSDFEEQFKTKSQGPSLDLSALKGKAAQKAPSKATLIEANRAKNLAITLRKGNLGADRICQAIETYDLQALSLDFLELLTRFLPTEYERTLIARFEREQRPMEELSEEDQFMLRFSRIPRLQERMAALTFMGNFPDTVQLLMPQLNAVIAASMSIKSSDKLRQILEIVLAFGNYMNSSKRGAAYGFRLQSLDALLEMKSTDRKQTLLHYLVKVIAEKYPQLTGFHSDLHFLDKAGSVSLDSILGDVRALQRGLELTQREFVRQDDCAVLKEFLRANSPTMDKLLADSKTAQEAYDSVVEYFGENPKTTSPSMFFTLFSRFVKAYKKAEQEVEQWKKEAAAQEAGAETPGKGDSPALKSPPKARRPQMDLISELKRKQQKEPLIYESDRDGAIEDIITVLKTVPFTARTGKRTSRLLCEASLGEEIPL; this is encoded by the exons AACTGCATGAACTTGCCCCCGGACAAGGTCCAGCTGCTGAGCCAGTATGACAACGAGAAGAAGTGGGAGCTCATCTGTGACCAG GAGCGGTTTCAAGTCAAGAACCCCCCCACAGCCTATATCCAGAAGCTGAAGAGCTACCTAGAAACTGGTGGGGTCAGCCGAAAG TTTAAGAGGCGAGTCCAGGAGTCCACTCAGGTGCTGCGGGAGCTGGAGATCTCCCTGAGGACAAACCACATCGG GTGGGTGCAGGAGTTCCTCAACGAGGAGAACCGCGGCCTGGATGTGCTCCTCGATTACCTGGCCTTTGCCCAGTGCTCCGTCAC GTATGACATGGAGAGCACAGACAATGGGGCCCCAAGCTCGGAGAAGAGCAAGCCCCTGGAGCAGTCAGTGGAAGACCTCAGCAAGGGCCCACCCGCCTCCTCGGTGCCACAGCCCAGGAGTCGCCACCTGACCGTCAA GTGCCCCCCTTCTCCCCG GCTGACCCCAGCCCACAGCAGGAAGACGCTGCGGAACTCGCGCATCGTCAGCCAGAAGGATGACGTCCACGTCTGCATTATGTGCTTGCGTGCCATCATGAACTACCAG tcTGGCTTCAGCCTCGTCatgagccacccagcctgtgtCAATGAGATTGCTCTGAGCCTCAACAACAAGAACCCCAG AACCAAGgctctggtgctggagctgctggcGGCTGTGTGCCTGGTGCGGGGAGGACACGACATCATCCTCGCAGCCTTTGACAACTTCAAGGAG GTGTGTGGGGAGCAGCACCGCTTTGAAAAGCTGATGGAATACTTCCGGAATGAAGACAGCAACATCGACTTCATG gtggcCTGCATGCAATTCATCAACATCGTGGTACACTCAGTGGAGAACATGAACTTCCGAGTCTTCCTGCAATATGAGTTCACCCACCTGGGCCTGGACCTGTACTTGGAG AGGCTGCGGGTCACAGAGAGCGACAAGCTGCAGGTGCAGATCCAGGCGTACCTGGACAACGTGTTCGATGTGGGCGTGCTGCTGGAGGACACGGAGACGAAGAACGCCGTGCTGGAGCACatggaggagctgcaggagcagGTGACCCTG CTGACAGAGCGGCTTCGGGACGCGGAGAACGAGTCCATGGCTAAGATCGCCGAGCTGGAGAAGCAGCTCAGCCAGGCCCGGAAGGAGCTGGAGACCATGCGG GAGCGCTTCAGCGATTCCACGGCCATGGGCGTCCCCAGGCGTCCACCCGAGCCTGAGAAAGGGCCTGCCCCGGCCTCGGCAAGGCCCTCGGCTCTAGAGCTGAAggtggaggagctggaggagaaggGGTTAATCCGTATCCTGCGGGGACCCGGGGATGCTGTCTCCATCGAGATCCTCCCCGTCGCCGTGGCAACTCCAAGCGGCGGTGATGCCCCGACTCTGGGAGTGCCCAgcagctcccccagcccag AGCCGGTTCCCGgagcagcagccccgcccccgccgcccccgctgcccggcctcccctcccagcAGGAAGCCCCGCTCGCGGAGCccccccgggccccgcccctccccggcaGCGcggagcccccgcccccgcccccgccgctgccCGGAGTcctgccgcccccgccgccgccgccgccgccgccgcctggccCAGATGGGCtggtgcctcccccacccccgccgcctcCCGGAGGTCTCTCTGGTGCCCTTGCGGAGCCGGGCCCAGAGATGGGCCCAG GAGTAAAGGCCAAGAAACCCATCCAGACCAAGTTCAGAATGCCCCTCTTAAACTGGGTCGCCCTGAAACCCAGCCAGATCACGGGCACTGTCTTCACTGAGCTCAATGATGAGAAGGTGCTGCAG GAACTGGACATGAGTGACTTTGAGGAGCAGTTCAAGACGAAGTCCCAAGGTCCCAGCCTGGACCTCAGTGCTCTCAAGGGTAAGGCAGCCCAGAAGGCCCCCAGCAAAGCCACACTCATTGAAGCCAACAGGGCCAAGAACCTGGCCATCACCCTGCGCAAGGGCAACCTGGGAGCAGACCGCATCTGCCAGGCCATCGAGAC GTACGACCTCCAGGCCCTTAGCCTGGACTTCCTGGAGCTGCTGACCCGCTTCCTGCCCACGGAGTATGAGCGCACCCTCATTGCCCGCTTCGAGCGGGAGCAGCGGCCGATGGAGGAGCTGTCAGAGGAGGACCAGTTCATGCTGCGCTTCAGCCGCATCCCGCGCCTGCAGGAGCGCATGGCCGCGCTAACCTTCATGGGCAACTTCCCGGATACCGTCCAGCTGCTCATGCCG CAACTGAATGCCGTCATTGCAGCCTCAATGTCCATTAAGTCGTCTGACAAACTCCGCCAGATCCTGGAG ATCGTCCTGGCCTTCGGCAACTACATGAACAGCAGCAAGCGTGGAGCAGCCTATGGCTTCCGGCTCCAGAGCCTGGATGCG CTGCTGGAGATGAAGTCGACCGACCGAAAGCAGACGCTGCTGCACTACCTGGTGAAGGTCATTGCTGAGAAGTATCCACAGCTCACAGGCTTCCACAGTGACCTGCACTTCCTGGACAAGGCGGGCTCAG TGTCCCTGGACAGCATCCTCGGGGACGTGCGTGCCCTGCAGCGAGGCCTGGAGTTGACCCAGCGGGAGTTTGTGCGGCAGGATGACTGCGCGGTGCTCAAGGAGTTCCTGAGGGCCAACTCCCCCACCATGGATAAGCTGCTGGCAGACAGCAAGACAGCGCAG GAGGCCTACGACTCCGTGGTGGAATACTTCGGAGAAAACCCCAAGACCACGTCCCCCTCCATGTTCTTTACCCTCTTCAGTCGCTTCGTCAAGGCCTACAAG AAAGCTGAGCAGGAGGTGGAACAGTGGAAGAAAGAAGCGGCTGCTCAGGAGGCAGGCGCTGAAACTCCAGGCAAAGGGGACTCCCCAGCACTCAAG tccccaCCGAAGGCTCGGAGGCCACAGATGGACCTCATCTCCGAGCTGAAACGGAAGCAGCAGAAGGAGCCACTCATCTATGAGAGTGACCGCGATGGGGCCATTGAAGACATCATCACAG TGCTCAAGACGGTGCCCTTCAC